The Acanthochromis polyacanthus isolate Apoly-LR-REF ecotype Palm Island chromosome 16, KAUST_Apoly_ChrSc, whole genome shotgun sequence genome segment ATTAATCCATCAGTTGTCAACTGTTAAATCAATCATCAactatttttccaaaaaaaggTCGAAATTCTCTTATTTTAGCttcaaaactgtgatttttttgttgaaaatgtccATCTGGGCCTTGTTTTGTGGGGAAACAATGTCTAGAtggacatttttggacaattgtAGAGCCAAAAACTAACAGATTTCTCCAGAAAACAAGAAGATCAACAGAGGAATGTACCATTAGCTGCAGCCTTATAGTGAAACAATGGAAGTCTGTTAGCTAGAAAACCCTGCAAACAGTTAAACTCATCAGACGTGATGGTAAAAGATGAGACTTGAAACCTGCAGATATTTTTGGATCCAGCTGGCGTCGAGTTCTCACTAGGAACCAGTATTTTAGGTTCTAACCCAACCTTATGTTGGTTGGAACtagtttttgttgcattttagaAGCAGAGAAGACCTTCAAAACTCCATAATATTTCTACTTAATGGCCACTGATGATGCTGATGGTGCAGCTACCCACCATCTGGATGATGGTGAGGTATTTCTTCCACCAGAGGTACTTCTGCATCTGAGGTCCCAGCGCCGCCAGACCATAATAACCGTACATGAGGACGTGGATGGACGAGTTGATGGTTGCACCAAAGAAAGCTGTGGAGAGCGATGTTAAAGTTCTGTCAGATGTTGTCTGTGGAGGACCAAAGGAGGTGaaaggagaggagctgatactCACACTGTCCTCCAGGAACCCACTTGATGCCGATCCACCACAGGATGAACATGGTGCAGTGGTGGTAGACGTGCAGGAAGCTCACCTGGTTGAACTTCTTCCTCAGGATGAAGAAAACTGTGTCCAGGAACTCCACTCCTTTGGAGATATAGTACCACCAGAGAGCTGAAGCTATCTGGAGACGAGGAACAGGCGGACTTTAGTCACTGTTTGTACCGCATTGGCGTCGCTGCACTGATTCTCACTGATAATTACCCAAcatatttcaacatattttggtcattttgggtcgTTTTTCACTTTCTTTGTAAGATTTTTGATCTTCTCTGCAACTTTCTTCTGTCTCTATTGAGGATTTTGAGAAttataaaagctgcattttcaatttaaagtGAAAGTTTGGAGCGTTTTAGGAGCTAATTCAGGAGACAGAAAGATGAAATCAGTCAGAAAAGCAAAATCTCAAAGGATGATTAGACGGATTCAACATGCAGGACGCAGTAAGgaacatttctctgttttttttttccagtatttaacaataaaacacaattttactgtatttcaatcagcaaaaaacattattttatgaatagtcatttgttatttttagagTATTTGATAATAAAactaatttttattttctgaaacataaatgttctgttttaaaGATTGAGaggaattattttaatgttttttgttggtgtggcctttttttgttgtctttcttttattaatttattaattaattaatatatttatttttacagttttgaatgTTCAGTATTccaatgtttgtttcttttgtgctgttttttctgaCACCCTTGATTTCTTATTTTACACTTACACACTTTTATTTCTCTGTCCTTTTTTGTGCAACATTTTGCAGCATATTTAACcatatttcggtcattttggtctttttaaagatttttcttcctctttgcaCATTTTCCAGGATTACAGATGCTGCAATGTcaattattttaacatttttcgtACAAATTCAAGGAGATCATGCTGCAACAGAAAGATTAAATCAGTCAGAAAAGCAAAATCTggatcatttttctgtctttcaggaCGCTCAGCTGTCTAGATGTAAATCAGCATTGTTGCTATAATCCAGCATATGAATGTCTGTTCTGTCTAAATAGACGTTCATTAATGTGCTCTGTCCCCatcaaataaagaaatacataaaaataaaacaaataaattatgcACCACTATATTATTATAATATCTGCGTATAATGCCAGTAAGTTCAGTAAAACACAGACTTTGCTTATTTAGTGcaaatttgctgtaaaacacagaCGTTGGAGGTCATTTCTAAAGCTTTACACATCCCAGCTGCATCTTTAACGGCTTCAGTCTGTTAATATAATATTCATTTGTAGTGGAGATAAAAGGATGCTGAGCTGCTGCaacaaacagtttttattttagacatttttagtgGTGGATTTTACAAATAAGTGCAGCAAATCCTCTGTTATTTCATTCATATCCAACCGCAGACAGAAGTCCGGCTGCTTTCCACAGCAGGAGCTTCGTCTGAACTTATGTTCTAACTGCAACATCCGTCCCTCTGGAACCTCTTTgagaatgaagaaaaagaacatttcctGAGTAGACTCATGGAAAGCTGCAAGCTGGAGTTTAATTTTGATTTTACAAGACAACAAATGCTGTATTTCATCCAACAGCAGTGACTTCCTCTCTAACATCACCATCAGCAGTGAAAAATTAGCTTTATAAGCTAAAATAATCAGCCTAAATTGTTCAGTTTGATGCATAAAAGTGGAATCATGTCCAGCTGCTAGGATTTTTTAACGTTCTCCTGCATTGGAAACGGAACGACTGAAAACggcccatttttaaaaattattttgtgtctttggatgtaattgtttggttgtttagtttggtttatttttcttccacatCTGTTGTTTGAAcacttaatttttatttatttttttgtagttttataatCATGTGCCTCACCTAAAGAGGGATTTTAATCTTCCTACATGAGAtcagtgtaaaaataaacagtaagaCAACTTATTGATCAGATGGTGCAAACTGAGAAGTTCAGAAAGATGAGACGTCTCCACGCCTTCGTATCTCACCTGTGCTAACGCTAATGCTAACGCTAACGCTAACCCTGCAGCAGAGTCCCTGATTAAGGTCATGGTGATCTGAGGGAGGAGACTGGGAGGAGTTTAGGTGGTGAGACTGATCATCCTCCTGACAAAACCAAACCCTCCTTAAATCACCTGCACCTGCTCAAATCCTCACTTTCAGCTGCAGTTTATCCGGAAAAATACTCTTACTTTCCCCGTTTTGTTACATGACAGATAATATTTGGTAAActctcagacaaaaaaaagcccAACCTGTAAATAACTTCTACAAAtagtcatttgttctttttacattatttagCAAATGTAAaacagtattttactgtatctaaatcagcaaaaaaatatataattattagTTCTTTTTACAGCATTGaacaataaaactaaattttattgcatttaagtcaacaaaaaatatttttaaataatagcaatttcttctttttacagtatttgaacataaaacaatattttactgtatctcaatcaacaaaaaatattattttacacatatttccTGCTTTTGAAACACATATTTtgtatattaaggattgaaaggatgatttacagatatttgcagttattttcatagttttttgtttgttttttcttttctttttgtttgttttttcttttctttttaacagttttcattCATTGTGGGgggtttttcaccttttttcctGACTTTCCCCGTTTGagaccagattttttttcttttatttctcagtCTTTTTTCTCCGCTGTTCTTAAATTTatctgcacttttattttcttaatttgaagtaatttttcttcttcattgcatgtttttttttattttcctgtcttttGTCTTCTACAGTACAaaatatttgtgcatttttactcGGCTCATCTGTActgtttttgattcatttaatttatttaaattcatattaTTCTGTTGTACGTTTTATTTTTATACCGTTGCCTTTAAATCCCTGTAAATAACCTTTGAGGATGATAATTCAGTCTTCTGAACCCCACGAGGCTGTTTTCTGGGTAGTTTTACTGCTATTCTTGCTTTTTAATAGAAACTACAAAGCTCATTTATCATTAGAtatgattttacagatttttcatgtTAATCTTTGTACCAAGGGGAACATATTatgaaattgttttgtttttactgatatCTGGTGATTTATCTGTTTAGAAATCCGTCTTCTGTCACTGCAGGGTTCACATCCAGCatcctctgcagctttaaacCAGACTACTGTTGTTCTACTGATTTATTCTGAAGCTTCTCACCCTGACTTCATTGACGTCGTTGGAGTAGTTGACAGGCTGACAGAGGTAGCTGTACCCGGCTGCTCGAGAACCTAGCAGGAGCtgagagaagacagaaaacgaccGGTTAGAACAAATCTGAGGGGAAAAACCAGACACGTTTCCTCGATAATAACAGCTGCTGCACAAAGGACTCCTTCTGATTCACTATTATCCAAACAAGGAACGCTTGAAAACACTAAATGATGCTGGAAACACAGACAAGAGAGCAACTGTTAGCTCATTATTACAGGACATATTTCAAAGGACTTCAAAAATACAtcctctgctgcagcttttGCTTCCATTTGAGTGGATATATTacagaacaaaacacatttctccatcACTAAACCCGCCGTTCAACCACTTCAGCATCAGATTACGTTCATATGAAGCActgagctgcaacaattaatcaATCAGTCGTCAACTATTTAATTAACACCCAACTACTTCCACGACTGATTCATCATTTTGAGCatttatcaaaaagaaaaacgactaaattctgtgatttctgtttcctaaatgtgaatgttttgggttttttcccctcctctatGAAGGTAAACAGAATATCTATAGGCTGAGTACAAATCAAGACATTTTCTTGgactttttaattgtttttcaccattttattaACCAAACTAACACAACAATAATGGAGAAAATGATCAACAGTGAGGGTAATTTTTAGCTGCAGTCATAATTAAATAGCAGGATGAGATAGCGACCTGTCAGCtccaatgctaacatgctacatGCTAATTAGCAGccacaaaaacagcagctgggTGTTGATCTGATAGACTACTGCAGAAAGCTGCTAATGAAACAGCTTCTTTATAAAAGTTTATAGCAGTTCgtgatgtctttttaaaaaaaaattatgcctttttaatgttttcttgtcACTCTTTTCTGTACAGCACATTGTAACCCCAGTTTTAAAAGGTTCTGGTGAAAGAAAgctcattgttattattattaatattattgaaATGCAAAATCTAATTTGATGTATTGTCAGATTCTAAGACCCCTAATCCCCAAAATTAGGAACCAACTTCACTAATAatgattttctacatttatttcattAGCTATAACATTTCTAGAATAAAGGTTTTTGTAATCTTAAAGCCGTAGCTGTAGTTCTGCAAATGTCCACTAGGGGCTGACTCCAAAAGCGTCCATCctcatagacctccatgttaaaatgcccaaaTTTACGAGTAATTTAAGTACTACTGAAAACTGTACTGGGGTGAATTTTTAGAGAACTCATTAATTCAGATTATAATAAGGCTTAAGGTTGGtgctgtatgttttatttttccattcaGTAGCTGCCTTTACTAAGTGTTGGAAGCACTACATATACTCGTTTGACTGCGTCTTAATACTTGACTTAGCATTCGACCATCTGACTCACATATAAATCATAGTTATTTCGTGTAAAATGAGCTGTTGTATGTTTGTTTATCCTTCTTCCAAACACCACTACATACGACACGAATCCTCTGTCTGCATACATCTTTGTCGTTTTTCACACCATGTACTCGGGCAAACAAAATAAGTGATTAGCATGAAAAGTAAAGTACTAAAATGTATCCTGAGCTTTGAGACTGCTCTTCAGGCAACATATACACCcccaaaagttttaggacgctttctcattcatttgaatgagaaggtgtcctaaaacttttgacagggggtgtaagtAACCAAAGATGAGGGTTagtccatttttatttacactAATCTTTTAAATTCACTTCAAAAAGCTGGAATTCGTCATAACAGTCAccttaaatctttaaaaaacttCTTAAATACTGCGTCTTAATACCTGACCAGTATTTTTGTGGATTTCATCAACTTGAAATCACACTTTGTAACTTTAAACTGTTCTCATTTTGGCAAAAGTGTAAAATTTCTGCACATCTGACATCATGATGCtaacatttctttaaacttttcaaagaaaataagTCAAATTTTAGAAATAGCCCGTTTTATAGGATGCATTTGGCTAAAACAAACACTTAATTTGGAATTTCAGGTTGATTTTCCTTCAacttacaccccctgtcaaaagttttgagacgggtcctcattcatttgaatgagaacccgtctcaaaacttttgacagggggtgtaagtTGCAGCAACTCAAATTTTTAACttcagagaaataaaatgatttaaatagaTCCAATTTAGTGCAAAATCTAGGTGCATCTGACATCATgatgttaacattttttttcaaaattttaaagagacataattttgacaaaaatcatgatttaaAGGATGTAtttgggttaaaaaaaacacttaatttgGAAATAACGGAAACTTTCAGGTTGATTTTCCTTCAGATTAAGTTGCAGCAACTCGGCTTTTTTACTTCAGAGGAATAAAAAGATTTAAGTCGATCCAATTTAGTGCAAAATTTAGGTGCATCTGACATCATGATGTTAACATTCTTCAAATTTTTAAAGGAAAgatttataattttttaataTCTCATGTTTTAAAGTATGCATTTGGctcaaacaaacatttaatttggAAAAAATGGAAACTTTCAGGTTGATTTTCCTTCAGATTAAGTTGCAGGAACTCAAATTtttgacttcattttttatGTGACGTATCCTGTGTTTGCATGTAAAATATAGTATCTTCAGTGTTTTCCACACTGTGGACTCGGACAAACAAAATCCTACTCTGACGCAGTAATTAGCATTAAAATGTAAGTCCTTAAAGGCATCTGGAGCTTACAAACTGTTCTTCAGGCAGCGTATAAGTAACCTAAGGCGAGGGTTTGTCCATCTTTGTATACAATAATCTTTTACTATAAAAAGCCGGACTTTATCGTAGCCGTCATCTCGAAACTTTAAAACCCTCTTAAAGTCCTCCTGAGCAGCGTCTCATCTGGTTACCCACCTCTTTGGCGATGTAGAAGTTGAGGACCACCATGCTGAAGTTGTAGACTATGAGGGTCTTCCTGAGCGTGAACGGCTGGCGGTCCTGCATGTAGCGAGGCCCCGCCCACAGGAAGACCAGGTACAGGCAGCTGATGGCCAGCGTGGGCAGCGGGGACGCCATCATGGGCCAGCGCTCCACCCGCTTGTCTTCAGGGGAAAGTAATCAAGCACAGAAATCAGGAGAAAAATACATGTAGAGCTCGTTTAATGCAACTTTACCGACCACGTGGtgagtttttgtgtcatttaatcAGGAGCCTAATGGTTAAATATGTGAACCAAAGCGTATATTTGGaggttaaaatgagaaaaatgttaaaataatcgCAGCTACTGTTGGTTATCAGTGTAATTATTGTCTTGTGTCCATATTATCATAAGAAATTGCAGACATAAATATCAGATATGCTCACGTGTTGAAGCTTTTGGCCacttttttggccttttttgtgtaaaatctacattttactgctgtttgCACTGCAGGTAAATCAATGCACATGAAgcatttttgcaaaaatcatgaaaaattcAACCACTGTCAGGCTTTTTCCTGCTAAAAATGAGTGACGATGCATTAAAAGAAGCAGAATAAACCCAGTCTGTGTTACACTGACACCTGAAgtgtaaaatcaacaaaaaatgattttcttaagagtcatttgttctttttgcagtatttgacaataaaattttactgtatttaaattaacaaaaaaaatcattttacaaaTAATCATTTGGTCTTTACACTGTATTTgagaataaaacacatttttactgttttaaaatcagcaaaaatataatttacaaAGAGCCATTTGTtctttttacaatatttgacaataaaacaatattttactgcatttagaccagcaaaagaaaatattttacaaatattattTGTCCTTTTTAAAGTATTTGACAGTAAAACTGATATTTACAATATCTAAATGActagaaaatattattttacaaatattaatttcttgtttttacaatatttgacaataaaaccaaattttactgtatttaaatcagcgaaaaaaaatattgttttacaaatattcatttgtttttttaagtatttgataataaaacagacttttactttatttaaattagcaaaaaatattttacaaatattaatttgtCCTTTTACAGTATTGGTCAAAAAACTTTTTATACATAAATGTgtatattaaggactgaaaggaggattttcagatatttgcattttttttctgcattttctgtcatttctgagcttttaatgaacaaaaatgttcgTTATGTTCACAACATTTGCTAATAAAATGCAcgtttttagtttttatctcTTATTTTCGTCAGTTTTACGCTGGTGATTCTCCTTTTGCAGCAGCTAAAATCTCTTAGGGGACAACAAGCATCCATTATTATCCTCTTCTGTGTTTTATCCCAGAATATGTACGTGAATTTAGAACCAGTATTTCTACACGTACGAAGCCGTCCATCCCGTCTTACCTGCTATAGTAAGGCTCCATTTGTAAAACTCTACAGTGTCATTCACAAAATGCGTTACGACCTCCATGGCTCCCTTTGGTCTCGATtatactgcagagaaaacagaatatttgattaaattaCAGACCGCCCACATCCCATTAGAGGAGCCAGCAGGATTTTATTAAGCAGAACGTCATTCTCATTAGTTTCTCTGTTGATCGTTTGGTTGGAAAACGatgaaaaatgtggatcagagtttcctTAAATGACTTAAAGACAATCAGATTGTTGTgatagaggagaaaagaaatgagaaaacattCACCTTTAACAGGCggaaatcacagaatttaaacttgccctttttaaaaaatcagttgGCAAAGCAGTTCTAGTTGATagtctgcagctgctgcatgaATTAAACGTATTTTACACAAATACTCCACTGTAAAATGTGGATTTAAGCTGTTGTTAGATGAAAATCATTGATCATTTTTGCTTTGGTGGGGTtctttttgtggattttatcaacctaaaatcacattttgtcactttaaacTGTTCTGATTGTggcaaaagtgcaaaatttgGGCGCATTTCTGATCTTTTAAATACCAAAAATGCTTGTTATACTAGCAAAACTTACCaaaacatgtacatttttagttttattttcaattttcatcagttttacGCAGGTAATTTTCCTTTTCCTCGCTCTAAAACCTCTTCCATCCACTGTTATGTTTTAAaccagtatatatatatatatgaataacCAGCTGATTaatcactgcagtttcaagaGTTAAAGGGAAATCTGCTCCAGTTTGCAACTGTTGCATGTACTGAATGTATTTTGCTCATGCACTACGCTGTAAAAAGTGTATTTAAGTTGTAGTTGGATGAATTTCATTGATCCTTTTCTGCTGTGGTGGatgtttttgtggattttatcGACTTGAAATcacattttgtcactttaaacTGCTCTAGTTTTAGCAAAACTGCCAAATTTGTGTGCATCTGACATCATGACACTAACATTTCTTCAACTTTTTCAAACAAAAGACGAAtctttttttacaaaaattacattttaaagtatGCATTTTGGTAAAACAAACACTTAATTTGCAAAATAACCAACAGAGTCAGCTTGATTTTCCTTCAAATCAAGTTCCAGTAACTCATATTTTTTACGTCGTGGGAATAGAATGACTTTAGTAGCTCCAATTTAGACATCATGATGTTAACatttcttcaattttttaaaggaaaggtatcaatttaaaaaaaaaaccacacaattTGAAGTATGCATTTGGCTAAAACAAAAACTTAATTTagacaaaacagacattttcaggttaattttccaaaaaaattaagttgcaacttatttttttttacttaggaacaataaaatgatttaagTAGATCCAATATGGGTGCATCTGACATCATGATGTTAAtatttcttcaattttttaaaCGACACACAtgtaatttttacaaaaatcCTGATATAACGGATGCATTCCGGTAAAACAAACACTTACTTTGTAATAACTCATATTTTTTAGTTCAGAGGAATAAAAAGATTTAAGTCGATGCAACTCAAACTCTTTAAGTTGCTGCaactcttctcttttctttgtgaCTCCTGCTCTGGACACTTTCTCTGTTTGATGGCGATTAACGGAGTTAAAGTGTTTAATTCCGTCTCCAGTGGAGCAGCTCAGAGCCACATTCACTTTCTGCTGTGTCACTTTTACTTCATATTCGCGTGTTTTTGTGCACAGATGAAGCTTTTCCAGTTCATCTG includes the following:
- the LOC110965381 gene encoding elongation of very long chain fatty acids protein 4-like, producing MEVVTHFVNDTVEFYKWSLTIADKRVERWPMMASPLPTLAISCLYLVFLWAGPRYMQDRQPFTLRKTLIVYNFSMVVLNFYIAKELLLGSRAAGYSYLCQPVNYSNDVNEVRIASALWWYYISKGVEFLDTVFFILRKKFNQVSFLHVYHHCTMFILWWIGIKWVPGGQSFFGATINSSIHVLMYGYYGLAALGPQMQKYLWWKKYLTIIQMIQFHVTIGHAGHSLYTGCPFPCWMQWALIGYAVTFIILFANFYYHAYRGKPSSSSHKGAKPVANGNATVTNGHSKAEEEVEENGKRQRRGRAKRE